One Denticeps clupeoides chromosome 12, fDenClu1.1, whole genome shotgun sequence genomic window carries:
- the elmo2 gene encoding engulfment and cell motility protein 2 isoform X1, with amino-acid sequence MPPPSDIVKVAIEWPGANAQLIEIDQKKPLSSIIREVCDGWSLSGSEQFALRYADGPQLYITEQTRGEIKNGTILRLAISPGRAARQLLERIQSHGIDARLEALKELAKLSADPTFAGEFINMEGIGTLGRLVESGTHFGEMLAFTLTAFLELMDHGIVSWDLISLSFIKQIAGYVNQPMVDVSILQRSLAILESMVLNSHSLYHRVAQEITVGQLIGHLQVSNQEIQTYAIALINALFLKAPEDRRQEMAGTLAQKHLRSIILNHVIRGNRPIKAEMAHQLYVLQVLTFNLLEERMMTKMDPSDQAQRDVIFELRRIAFDGDNDPSNAEKRKAMYTKDYKMLGFTNHVNPAVDFTQTPPGMLALDNMLYLAKLHQDTYVRIVLENSSREDKHECPFGRCAIELTRMLCEILQVGELPNEGCNDYHPMFFTHDRAWEEFFCVCIQLLNKTWKEMRATAEDFNKVMQVVREQITRALAMKPSSLDQLKSKLRSLSYSEILRLRQSERMSQDDFQSPPIIELRERIQPEILELIKQQRLNRLCEGSCFRKLGNRRRQEKFWFCRLSLNHKVLHYGDLDESPQGEVPFEMLTDKIPVSDIKSVVTGKDCPHMKEKSALKQNKEVLELAFSILYDPDEALNFVAPNKYEYCIWTDGLCALLGREMGSDLTRSDLDTLISMEMKLRLLDLENITIPEAPPPVPKEPSTYNFTYNYG; translated from the exons ATGCCGCCCCCGTCGGACATCGTCAAGGTTGCTATCGAGTGGCCGGGCGCCAACGCCCAGCTCATTGAAATCGACCAG AAAAAGCCTCTTTCCTCGATCATACGTGAAGTGTGTGATGG ATGGTCTTTGTCTGGGTCGGAGCAGTTTGCTCTGCGCTATGCTGACGGGCCACAGCTTTACATCACTGAGCAG acACGCGGTGAGATCAAAAATGGCACCATACTCCGCCTGGCCATCTCACCT GGCCGGGCGGCAAGGCAGCTGCTGGAGAGGATCCAGTCCCACGGCATCGACGCCCGTCTGGAGGCATTGAAAGAGCTGGCCAAGCTGTCAGCGGACCCCACCTTCGCTGGCGAATTCATCAACATGGAGGGCATCGGGACTCTGGGACGGCTGGTGGAGAGCGGCACGCA ttttggagaGATGCTGGCTTTCACCCTCACAGCCTTTCTGGAGCTGATGGACCATGGCATCGTGTCCTGGGACCTCATCTCCTTGTCCTTCATCAAACAG ATTGCCGGCTACGTGAACCAGCCCATGGTGGACGTGTCCATCCTGCAGCGTTCCCTGGCCATCCTGGAGAGCATGGTGCTGAACAGCCACAGTCTGTATCACCGCGTCGCCCAGGAGATCACCGTGGGACAGCTCATCGGGCACCTGCAAGT GTCCAACCAGGAGATCCAGACATACGCCATTGCACTCATTAATGCCTTGTTCCTTAAAGCTCCTGAGGACAGGCGACAG GAGATGGCCGGCACCCTGGCACAGAAGCACCTGAGATCCATCATCCTTAAT CACGTCATAAGAGGGAATCGGCCAATCAAGGCAGAGATGGCCCATCAGTTATATGTGCTGCAGgtcctgacctttaaccttctGGAGGAGCGCATGATGACCAAAATGGATCCTAGTGATCAG GCCCAGAGGGACGTTATATTTGAGCTGCGAAGGATCGCCTTTGACGGAGACAATGACCCCAGcaatgcagaaaaaagaaaggccATGTACACCAAGGACTACAAGATGCTGGGCTTCACT AACCATGTGAACCCTGCAGTGGACTTCACACAGACCCCGCCGGGCATGCTCGCCCTGGACAACATGCTGTACCTGGCCAAGCTGCATCAGGACACCTACGTCAGG ATTGTTCTAGAGAACAGCAGTCGGGAGGACAAGCATGAATGTCCGTTCGGACGCTGTGCAATTGAACTCACGCGCATGCTGTGTGAGATCTTACAAGTCGGGGAGCTAC CAAATGAAGGATGCAATGACTACCACCCCATGTTCTTCACCCACGACCGTGCCTGGGAGGAGTTCTTCTGCGTCTGCATCCAGCTCCTCAACAAGACCTGGAAGGAGATGAGAGCCACGGCCGAGGACTTTAATAAG gTGATGCAGGTGGTACGGGAGCAGATCACCAGGGCTCTGGCGATGAAGCCATCGTCTCTGGACCAGCTGAAGAGCAAACTGCGCTCCCTCAGCTACTCGGAGATCCTGCGCCTCCGGCAGTCGGAGAGGATGAGCCAAGACGACTTCCAGTCTCCACCAATCAT tgaGCTCCGAGAGCGAATCCAGCCGGAGATCTTGGAACTGATAAAACAGCAGCGGCTGAATCGGCTGTGCGAGGGGAGCTGCTTCCGGAAACTCGGCAACCGGCGGAGACAAG AGAAGTTTTGGTTCTGCCGTCTGTCCCTGAACCATAAGGTCCTTCACTACGGAGACCTGGATGAGTCCCCTCAGGGGGAGGTGCCATTCGAAATGCTTACCGACAAGA TCCCagtgtctgatattaaatctgTGGTGACGGGGAAGGACTGTCCTCACATGAAGGAGAAGAGCGCGCTGAAGCAGAACAAG GAGGTGCTGGAGTTGGCATTTTCAATCCTGTACGACCCAGATGAGGCTCTCAATTTTGTGGCGCCCAATAAATATGAG TACTGTATTTGGACAGATGGTCTGTGTGCCCTGTTGGGGAGGGAGATGGGAAGTGACCTCACACGCAGTGACCTGGACACCCTCATTAGCATGGAGATGAAGCTCCGCCTCCTTGATCTGGAGAATATTACCATCCCAGAAGCTCCGCCCCCGGTGCCCAAAGAGCCGAGCACATACAACTTCACCTACAACTATggctga
- the elmo2 gene encoding engulfment and cell motility protein 2 isoform X3: protein MAGTLAQKHLRSIILNHVIRGNRPIKAEMAHQLYVLQVLTFNLLEERMMTKMDPSDQAQRDVIFELRRIAFDGDNDPSNAEKRKAMYTKDYKMLGFTNHVNPAVDFTQTPPGMLALDNMLYLAKLHQDTYVRIVLENSSREDKHECPFGRCAIELTRMLCEILQVGELPNEGCNDYHPMFFTHDRAWEEFFCVCIQLLNKTWKEMRATAEDFNKVMQVVREQITRALAMKPSSLDQLKSKLRSLSYSEILRLRQSERMSQDDFQSPPIIELRERIQPEILELIKQQRLNRLCEGSCFRKLGNRRRQEKFWFCRLSLNHKVLHYGDLDESPQGEVPFEMLTDKIPVSDIKSVVTGKDCPHMKEKSALKQNKEVLELAFSILYDPDEALNFVAPNKYEYCIWTDGLCALLGREMGSDLTRSDLDTLISMEMKLRLLDLENITIPEAPPPVPKEPSTYNFTYNYG, encoded by the exons ATGGCCGGCACCCTGGCACAGAAGCACCTGAGATCCATCATCCTTAAT CACGTCATAAGAGGGAATCGGCCAATCAAGGCAGAGATGGCCCATCAGTTATATGTGCTGCAGgtcctgacctttaaccttctGGAGGAGCGCATGATGACCAAAATGGATCCTAGTGATCAG GCCCAGAGGGACGTTATATTTGAGCTGCGAAGGATCGCCTTTGACGGAGACAATGACCCCAGcaatgcagaaaaaagaaaggccATGTACACCAAGGACTACAAGATGCTGGGCTTCACT AACCATGTGAACCCTGCAGTGGACTTCACACAGACCCCGCCGGGCATGCTCGCCCTGGACAACATGCTGTACCTGGCCAAGCTGCATCAGGACACCTACGTCAGG ATTGTTCTAGAGAACAGCAGTCGGGAGGACAAGCATGAATGTCCGTTCGGACGCTGTGCAATTGAACTCACGCGCATGCTGTGTGAGATCTTACAAGTCGGGGAGCTAC CAAATGAAGGATGCAATGACTACCACCCCATGTTCTTCACCCACGACCGTGCCTGGGAGGAGTTCTTCTGCGTCTGCATCCAGCTCCTCAACAAGACCTGGAAGGAGATGAGAGCCACGGCCGAGGACTTTAATAAG gTGATGCAGGTGGTACGGGAGCAGATCACCAGGGCTCTGGCGATGAAGCCATCGTCTCTGGACCAGCTGAAGAGCAAACTGCGCTCCCTCAGCTACTCGGAGATCCTGCGCCTCCGGCAGTCGGAGAGGATGAGCCAAGACGACTTCCAGTCTCCACCAATCAT tgaGCTCCGAGAGCGAATCCAGCCGGAGATCTTGGAACTGATAAAACAGCAGCGGCTGAATCGGCTGTGCGAGGGGAGCTGCTTCCGGAAACTCGGCAACCGGCGGAGACAAG AGAAGTTTTGGTTCTGCCGTCTGTCCCTGAACCATAAGGTCCTTCACTACGGAGACCTGGATGAGTCCCCTCAGGGGGAGGTGCCATTCGAAATGCTTACCGACAAGA TCCCagtgtctgatattaaatctgTGGTGACGGGGAAGGACTGTCCTCACATGAAGGAGAAGAGCGCGCTGAAGCAGAACAAG GAGGTGCTGGAGTTGGCATTTTCAATCCTGTACGACCCAGATGAGGCTCTCAATTTTGTGGCGCCCAATAAATATGAG TACTGTATTTGGACAGATGGTCTGTGTGCCCTGTTGGGGAGGGAGATGGGAAGTGACCTCACACGCAGTGACCTGGACACCCTCATTAGCATGGAGATGAAGCTCCGCCTCCTTGATCTGGAGAATATTACCATCCCAGAAGCTCCGCCCCCGGTGCCCAAAGAGCCGAGCACATACAACTTCACCTACAACTATggctga
- the elmo2 gene encoding engulfment and cell motility protein 2 isoform X2, protein MPPPSDIVKVAIEWPGANAQLIEIDQKKPLSSIIREVCDGWSLSGSEQFALRYADGPQLYITEQTRGEIKNGTILRLAISPGRAARQLLERIQSHGIDARLEALKELAKLSADPTFAGEFINMEGIGTLGRLVESGTHFGEMLAFTLTAFLELMDHGIVSWDLISLSFIKQIAGYVNQPMVDVSILQRSLAILESMVLNSHSLYHRVAQEITVGQLIGHLSNQEIQTYAIALINALFLKAPEDRRQEMAGTLAQKHLRSIILNHVIRGNRPIKAEMAHQLYVLQVLTFNLLEERMMTKMDPSDQAQRDVIFELRRIAFDGDNDPSNAEKRKAMYTKDYKMLGFTNHVNPAVDFTQTPPGMLALDNMLYLAKLHQDTYVRIVLENSSREDKHECPFGRCAIELTRMLCEILQVGELPNEGCNDYHPMFFTHDRAWEEFFCVCIQLLNKTWKEMRATAEDFNKVMQVVREQITRALAMKPSSLDQLKSKLRSLSYSEILRLRQSERMSQDDFQSPPIIELRERIQPEILELIKQQRLNRLCEGSCFRKLGNRRRQEKFWFCRLSLNHKVLHYGDLDESPQGEVPFEMLTDKIPVSDIKSVVTGKDCPHMKEKSALKQNKEVLELAFSILYDPDEALNFVAPNKYEYCIWTDGLCALLGREMGSDLTRSDLDTLISMEMKLRLLDLENITIPEAPPPVPKEPSTYNFTYNYG, encoded by the exons ATGCCGCCCCCGTCGGACATCGTCAAGGTTGCTATCGAGTGGCCGGGCGCCAACGCCCAGCTCATTGAAATCGACCAG AAAAAGCCTCTTTCCTCGATCATACGTGAAGTGTGTGATGG ATGGTCTTTGTCTGGGTCGGAGCAGTTTGCTCTGCGCTATGCTGACGGGCCACAGCTTTACATCACTGAGCAG acACGCGGTGAGATCAAAAATGGCACCATACTCCGCCTGGCCATCTCACCT GGCCGGGCGGCAAGGCAGCTGCTGGAGAGGATCCAGTCCCACGGCATCGACGCCCGTCTGGAGGCATTGAAAGAGCTGGCCAAGCTGTCAGCGGACCCCACCTTCGCTGGCGAATTCATCAACATGGAGGGCATCGGGACTCTGGGACGGCTGGTGGAGAGCGGCACGCA ttttggagaGATGCTGGCTTTCACCCTCACAGCCTTTCTGGAGCTGATGGACCATGGCATCGTGTCCTGGGACCTCATCTCCTTGTCCTTCATCAAACAG ATTGCCGGCTACGTGAACCAGCCCATGGTGGACGTGTCCATCCTGCAGCGTTCCCTGGCCATCCTGGAGAGCATGGTGCTGAACAGCCACAGTCTGTATCACCGCGTCGCCCAGGAGATCACCGTGGGACAGCTCATCGGGCACCT GTCCAACCAGGAGATCCAGACATACGCCATTGCACTCATTAATGCCTTGTTCCTTAAAGCTCCTGAGGACAGGCGACAG GAGATGGCCGGCACCCTGGCACAGAAGCACCTGAGATCCATCATCCTTAAT CACGTCATAAGAGGGAATCGGCCAATCAAGGCAGAGATGGCCCATCAGTTATATGTGCTGCAGgtcctgacctttaaccttctGGAGGAGCGCATGATGACCAAAATGGATCCTAGTGATCAG GCCCAGAGGGACGTTATATTTGAGCTGCGAAGGATCGCCTTTGACGGAGACAATGACCCCAGcaatgcagaaaaaagaaaggccATGTACACCAAGGACTACAAGATGCTGGGCTTCACT AACCATGTGAACCCTGCAGTGGACTTCACACAGACCCCGCCGGGCATGCTCGCCCTGGACAACATGCTGTACCTGGCCAAGCTGCATCAGGACACCTACGTCAGG ATTGTTCTAGAGAACAGCAGTCGGGAGGACAAGCATGAATGTCCGTTCGGACGCTGTGCAATTGAACTCACGCGCATGCTGTGTGAGATCTTACAAGTCGGGGAGCTAC CAAATGAAGGATGCAATGACTACCACCCCATGTTCTTCACCCACGACCGTGCCTGGGAGGAGTTCTTCTGCGTCTGCATCCAGCTCCTCAACAAGACCTGGAAGGAGATGAGAGCCACGGCCGAGGACTTTAATAAG gTGATGCAGGTGGTACGGGAGCAGATCACCAGGGCTCTGGCGATGAAGCCATCGTCTCTGGACCAGCTGAAGAGCAAACTGCGCTCCCTCAGCTACTCGGAGATCCTGCGCCTCCGGCAGTCGGAGAGGATGAGCCAAGACGACTTCCAGTCTCCACCAATCAT tgaGCTCCGAGAGCGAATCCAGCCGGAGATCTTGGAACTGATAAAACAGCAGCGGCTGAATCGGCTGTGCGAGGGGAGCTGCTTCCGGAAACTCGGCAACCGGCGGAGACAAG AGAAGTTTTGGTTCTGCCGTCTGTCCCTGAACCATAAGGTCCTTCACTACGGAGACCTGGATGAGTCCCCTCAGGGGGAGGTGCCATTCGAAATGCTTACCGACAAGA TCCCagtgtctgatattaaatctgTGGTGACGGGGAAGGACTGTCCTCACATGAAGGAGAAGAGCGCGCTGAAGCAGAACAAG GAGGTGCTGGAGTTGGCATTTTCAATCCTGTACGACCCAGATGAGGCTCTCAATTTTGTGGCGCCCAATAAATATGAG TACTGTATTTGGACAGATGGTCTGTGTGCCCTGTTGGGGAGGGAGATGGGAAGTGACCTCACACGCAGTGACCTGGACACCCTCATTAGCATGGAGATGAAGCTCCGCCTCCTTGATCTGGAGAATATTACCATCCCAGAAGCTCCGCCCCCGGTGCCCAAAGAGCCGAGCACATACAACTTCACCTACAACTATggctga